A portion of the Chloroflexia bacterium SDU3-3 genome contains these proteins:
- a CDS encoding endonuclease/exonuclease/phosphatase family protein produces MQPACRWHHMCLLASMSTFSLITFNCFGVPGPVTHLRLRALAQQLDAVGPDVVCLQEVQVWPYHRLLRAACAPHFPHSASAPHIHAPRGGLLSLAQQPIGGHSFIPYRDRGLWYSPALADVALSKGILRTEHWCGAQRVVVLNTHLSANYRGDWQSENPYLQTERRQLEQLAEVMRHQPEDALVVACGDFNVPRGTALYDEFVQASGALDPLAHDQRPSYRPLPGIPARFALPIDYTFVRAPALPGLAVQSDLCFGERVQLGRGMGFLSDHIGVRLDVRWG; encoded by the coding sequence ATGCAACCCGCGTGCCGCTGGCACCACATGTGCTTGTTGGCCAGCATGAGCACATTTTCACTGATCACATTCAACTGCTTTGGCGTGCCCGGCCCGGTGACCCACCTGCGGCTGCGCGCGCTGGCGCAGCAGCTCGATGCGGTAGGGCCCGACGTGGTCTGCCTGCAGGAGGTGCAGGTCTGGCCATACCACCGGCTGCTGCGGGCCGCGTGCGCCCCGCACTTCCCGCACAGCGCATCCGCGCCGCACATCCACGCCCCGCGCGGCGGGCTGCTCAGCCTCGCCCAGCAGCCGATCGGCGGCCACAGCTTTATACCCTACCGCGACCGTGGCCTGTGGTACAGCCCGGCGCTGGCCGATGTGGCGCTTTCCAAAGGCATACTGCGCACCGAGCACTGGTGCGGCGCGCAGCGCGTGGTGGTGCTGAACACCCACCTGAGCGCCAACTACCGCGGCGACTGGCAGAGCGAAAACCCCTACCTGCAGACCGAGCGCCGCCAGCTGGAACAGCTGGCCGAGGTGATGCGGCACCAGCCCGAGGATGCCCTGGTGGTGGCCTGCGGCGATTTCAACGTGCCGCGCGGCACGGCCCTGTACGACGAGTTTGTGCAGGCCAGCGGCGCGCTCGACCCGCTGGCCCACGACCAGCGGCCAAGCTACCGCCCGCTGCCGGGCATCCCCGCGCGGTTTGCGCTGCCGATCGACTACACCTTTGTGCGCGCGCCCGCGCTGCCGGGGCTGGCGGTGCAGAGCGACCTGTGCTTTGGCGAGCGAGTGCAGCTGGGACGAGGTATGGGCTTCCTGTCGGATCACATCGGGGTGCGGCTGGATGTGCGCTGGGGCTAG
- a CDS encoding ABC transporter ATP-binding protein yields MLDIDQLFKHYGQIAALRGVSLTAEQGHVVCLLGPSGCGKSTLLRLVAGLEQQDAGAIRFAGQAVDATPTHQRGFGLMFQDYALFPHRTVAENVAFGLQMRRAARDETQRRVAELLDLVGLAGYGPRRVDALSGGERQRVALARSLAPAPRLLMLDEPLGALDRALRERLLDDLAGILRRLGQTSLYVTHDQAEAFAIADRVVLMNAGQIEQVGTPEQVYRQPRTLFVARFLGFSNVLAATVGGQEADLVRVDTALGVLYAKGSAAETLTSIVIRPEAAQLAHPSSAGPNLLACTVIDRLFRGGSSRIQVQPAAGPVLTFELDAADLPASGQPITLQLRPDAISLLAP; encoded by the coding sequence ATGCTAGACATCGATCAGCTTTTTAAACACTACGGTCAGATCGCCGCGCTACGAGGCGTGAGCCTAACCGCCGAGCAGGGACATGTGGTCTGCCTGCTTGGCCCATCGGGCTGCGGAAAATCGACCCTGCTGCGGCTCGTGGCCGGGCTAGAGCAGCAGGATGCTGGCGCTATCCGCTTTGCTGGCCAGGCGGTGGATGCCACCCCCACGCACCAGCGCGGCTTCGGCCTGATGTTTCAAGACTACGCGCTGTTTCCGCACCGCACGGTGGCCGAGAATGTGGCTTTTGGCCTGCAGATGCGCCGCGCCGCCAGGGATGAGACCCAGCGCCGCGTGGCCGAGCTGCTGGATCTGGTGGGGCTGGCTGGCTACGGCCCGCGCCGGGTGGATGCGCTCTCGGGCGGCGAGCGGCAGCGCGTGGCCCTGGCCCGCAGCCTTGCGCCCGCCCCGCGCCTGCTGATGCTCGACGAGCCGCTGGGGGCGCTCGACCGCGCATTGCGAGAGCGCCTGCTCGACGATCTGGCGGGTATCCTGCGGCGGCTTGGCCAGACCAGCCTGTATGTCACACACGATCAGGCCGAGGCCTTTGCGATCGCCGATCGGGTCGTGCTGATGAACGCCGGCCAGATCGAGCAGGTTGGCACGCCCGAGCAGGTCTACCGCCAGCCGCGCACGCTGTTTGTGGCGCGCTTTCTCGGCTTCTCGAATGTGCTTGCGGCCACGGTGGGCGGGCAGGAGGCTGATCTGGTGCGGGTCGACACTGCGCTTGGGGTGTTGTATGCAAAAGGTTCAGCCGCCGAAACCCTAACGTCTATTGTCATCCGCCCCGAGGCTGCCCAGCTGGCCCACCCCAGCAGCGCCGGGCCGAATCTGCTGGCCTGCACGGTGATCGATCGGCTGTTTCGCGGCGGTAGCTCGCGCATCCAGGTGCAGCCAGCCGCTGGCCCCGTGCTCACCTTCGAGCTGGATGCAGCCGACCTGCCCGCATCAGGCCAGCCGATCACGCTCCAGCTGCGCCCCGACGCCATAAGCCTGCTTGCGCCCTAG
- a CDS encoding CBS domain-containing protein, producing MELIVTHSNTDFDGLAAQLAAQKLYPRAIAVLNHRLRDNVAEFESLHHQHLPFVREEDLPERPVSRLIVVDTPSAPSLPGLDDEQIPTLIIDHHPRSQPPRPHEELIHAELGATTSLLVARLIERGCGLSATEATLMLLGIYEDTGHLSYPTTRQEDVAAAAWLLGQGAQIEAVGEFLHRPLTAEQERIFRQIESRMQILTIDGWSILLASAAIQGDAPQLAVLAEKLADLYAPSVIGLAISTNHHGTQIILRAATDAIDAGAIARGFGGGGHAAAAAAFVRGQGCESVQADLERAIRRMLRPSTAAEQLMSRVVRCLPTTATMAEASAALERSGHSALPLVDAQQAPRGILTRQDADTAMRHGLGGAAVSAFMWPCPPTVAPHTMIGEVRRLLADRQGSPHGKLLVTDMGGRLMGIITRADLPVDDADTYHPNDAEELEHFLAPRLLELLRTAAEQAEQQGCWLYLVGGTVRDMLLGRAQGDLDLLVEGNAIRLAEALANRLGGQATSYRQFGTATLALDDPQIDTRSLDFVTARSEFYAAPGALPQIEPAGLRHDLRRRDFTINTLAICLNASRYGWRYDLHGGERDLETKQIRVLHSLSFIDDPTRILRAARFAARLGFTIEPHTRALIGDALDRGLLGVISPQRLFNELSLVLHEPQPPLALELLDELGALQAIYPTLGWGAAQSRQAQAARAAALGETPYALVVLGLLIYPLADADRAELLARYQPPANIVRLAEDVGAVRRAMGQIHNAALADSALDRLLNGIGAAALHTAACAEGGAAAAQIRRYIQALRPTRIALNGRDLQQLGFPPGPRIGQMLAELRAAKLDGLVSSRADEEAWVLHTFANPTI from the coding sequence ATGGAACTGATTGTAACACACAGCAACACCGACTTCGACGGCCTCGCGGCGCAGCTGGCGGCCCAGAAGCTCTACCCACGCGCGATCGCGGTGCTCAACCACCGCCTGCGCGACAACGTGGCCGAGTTCGAGTCGCTGCACCACCAGCACCTCCCCTTCGTGCGCGAAGAGGATCTGCCCGAGCGCCCGGTCAGCCGACTGATCGTGGTAGACACGCCCAGCGCGCCATCGCTGCCCGGCCTGGACGATGAGCAGATCCCCACGCTGATCATCGACCACCACCCGCGCAGCCAGCCGCCGCGCCCCCACGAGGAGCTGATCCACGCCGAGCTGGGCGCGACCACATCGCTGCTGGTGGCCCGCCTGATCGAGCGCGGCTGCGGGCTGAGCGCCACCGAGGCCACCCTGATGCTGCTGGGCATCTACGAGGACACCGGCCACCTTTCCTACCCCACCACCCGCCAAGAGGATGTGGCCGCCGCCGCATGGCTGCTGGGCCAGGGTGCGCAGATCGAGGCCGTCGGCGAGTTCCTGCACCGCCCACTCACCGCCGAGCAGGAGCGGATCTTCCGCCAGATCGAGTCGCGCATGCAGATCCTGACGATCGACGGCTGGAGCATCCTGCTGGCCTCGGCGGCCATCCAGGGCGACGCTCCCCAGCTGGCGGTGCTGGCCGAGAAGCTGGCCGACCTCTACGCGCCATCGGTGATCGGCCTAGCGATCAGCACCAACCACCACGGCACGCAGATCATCCTGCGCGCCGCCACCGATGCGATCGACGCCGGGGCGATCGCGCGGGGCTTCGGCGGCGGCGGGCACGCGGCGGCGGCGGCGGCGTTTGTGCGCGGGCAGGGCTGCGAGTCGGTGCAGGCCGACCTTGAGCGGGCCATCCGGCGCATGCTGCGGCCCAGCACCGCTGCCGAGCAGCTGATGTCGCGCGTGGTGCGCTGCCTGCCCACCACCGCCACCATGGCCGAGGCCAGCGCCGCGCTGGAGCGCAGCGGGCATAGCGCGCTGCCGCTGGTGGATGCCCAGCAGGCCCCGCGCGGCATCCTGACGCGCCAAGATGCCGACACGGCCATGCGCCACGGCCTGGGCGGCGCGGCGGTCAGCGCGTTTATGTGGCCATGCCCGCCGACCGTGGCCCCGCACACCATGATTGGCGAGGTGCGACGACTGCTGGCCGACCGCCAGGGCAGCCCCCATGGCAAGCTGCTGGTGACCGACATGGGCGGGCGGCTGATGGGCATCATCACGCGGGCCGATCTGCCGGTGGATGATGCCGATACATACCACCCCAACGATGCGGAGGAGCTAGAGCACTTTTTGGCCCCACGGCTGCTGGAGCTACTGCGCACCGCCGCCGAGCAGGCCGAGCAGCAGGGCTGCTGGCTCTACCTGGTGGGCGGCACCGTACGCGACATGCTGCTGGGGCGGGCGCAGGGCGACCTCGACCTGCTGGTTGAGGGCAACGCCATCCGCCTGGCCGAGGCGCTGGCCAACCGGCTGGGTGGCCAGGCGACCAGCTACCGCCAGTTCGGCACGGCCACGCTGGCGCTGGATGACCCGCAGATCGACACGCGCTCGCTCGACTTTGTGACCGCCCGCAGCGAGTTCTACGCCGCACCGGGCGCGCTGCCGCAGATCGAGCCTGCGGGGCTGCGCCACGACCTGCGGCGGCGCGATTTCACTATCAATACGCTGGCGATCTGCCTCAACGCCTCGCGCTACGGCTGGCGCTACGACCTGCACGGCGGCGAGCGCGATCTGGAAACCAAGCAGATCCGCGTGCTGCACAGCCTGAGCTTCATTGACGACCCGACCCGCATCCTGCGCGCCGCCCGCTTCGCCGCGCGGCTGGGCTTCACTATCGAGCCGCACACCCGCGCCCTGATCGGCGACGCGCTGGATCGCGGCCTGCTGGGCGTGATCTCGCCCCAGCGCCTCTTCAACGAGCTGAGCCTGGTGCTGCACGAGCCGCAGCCCCCGCTGGCCCTGGAGCTACTGGACGAGCTGGGCGCGCTGCAGGCCATCTACCCGACGCTAGGCTGGGGCGCGGCGCAGAGCCGCCAGGCCCAGGCCGCCCGCGCGGCGGCGCTGGGCGAGACGCCATACGCACTGGTGGTGCTGGGGCTGCTGATCTACCCGCTTGCAGATGCTGACCGCGCCGAGCTGCTCGCCCGCTACCAGCCGCCCGCGAACATCGTGCGGCTGGCCGAGGATGTGGGCGCGGTCCGGCGCGCTATGGGCCAGATCCATAATGCCGCCCTGGCCGACAGCGCACTGGATCGGCTGCTGAACGGGATTGGCGCAGCGGCCCTGCACACCGCCGCCTGCGCCGAGGGCGGCGCGGCTGCCGCCCAGATCCGCCGCTACATCCAGGCCCTACGGCCCACCCGCATCGCGCTGAACGGGCGCGATCTGCAGCAGCTGGGCTTCCCGCCTGGGCCGCGCATCGGCCAGATGCTCGCCGAGCTGCGCGCGGCCAAGCTCGATGGGCTGGTCTCCAGCCGCGCAGATGAGGAGGCGTGGGTGCTCCACACCTTTGCCAACCCAACGATATAG
- a CDS encoding M20/M25/M40 family metallo-hydrolase, with amino-acid sequence MKSESSMIYDTTATLSPWISSPLAQRAAEQLDHSADVIETAIRIQQIAAPTFSEGARAEAVRQLMLEYGLADVDVDAIGNVYGRVPGREPQGGLLIAAHMDTVFPAATDLAIRREGQRIYGPGLGDNSLGVAALLHLGKALIAQQIVPAHDLWLVADVGEEGLGDLRGMRAAVGRLRGSIRRAIALEGTGHDRIVHEAIGVRRYRITAKAPGGHSWQNFGAPSAIHSLVRLAERLTHLELPKAHSSYNIGVIEGGTSINAIAEHASLLLDLRSVESDALGHLIRQAERIVATAQAAEPQVTISAEVVGDRPAGRIGHDHPLVRLAQAAYKAVGTTTSSGVGSTDANIPLSMGIPAVCIGVTDGANAHRLDEYIETTRVGQGMRALLWLALAAS; translated from the coding sequence ATGAAAAGTGAAAGCTCGATGATCTACGACACAACCGCCACCCTGAGCCCCTGGATCAGCAGCCCCCTCGCCCAGCGAGCCGCCGAGCAGCTCGACCACAGCGCCGACGTGATCGAGACCGCCATCCGCATCCAGCAGATCGCCGCGCCCACCTTCAGCGAGGGGGCGCGCGCCGAGGCCGTGCGCCAGCTGATGCTGGAGTATGGGCTGGCCGATGTGGATGTGGATGCGATCGGCAACGTATACGGGCGCGTGCCGGGCCGCGAGCCGCAGGGAGGCCTGCTGATCGCCGCGCATATGGACACAGTGTTCCCCGCAGCCACCGACCTAGCCATCCGCCGCGAGGGCCAGCGGATCTACGGCCCCGGACTGGGCGATAACAGCCTGGGCGTGGCCGCGCTGCTGCACCTAGGCAAGGCGCTGATCGCGCAGCAGATCGTGCCCGCCCACGACCTGTGGCTGGTAGCCGATGTGGGCGAGGAGGGCCTGGGCGACCTGCGCGGCATGCGCGCGGCGGTGGGGCGGCTGCGCGGCAGCATCCGTCGCGCGATCGCCCTGGAGGGCACCGGCCACGACCGGATCGTGCACGAGGCCATCGGGGTGCGGCGCTACCGGATCACGGCCAAGGCCCCTGGCGGCCACTCGTGGCAGAACTTCGGCGCGCCGAGCGCTATCCACAGCCTGGTGCGTCTGGCCGAGCGCCTCACCCACCTGGAGCTTCCCAAGGCCCACAGCAGCTACAACATCGGTGTGATCGAGGGCGGCACCAGCATCAACGCGATCGCCGAGCACGCCTCGCTGCTGCTCGACCTGCGCTCGGTCGAGTCCGACGCGCTTGGCCACCTCATCCGCCAGGCCGAGCGCATCGTGGCCACGGCCCAGGCCGCCGAGCCGCAGGTGACGATCAGCGCCGAGGTGGTGGGCGACCGCCCCGCAGGCCGGATCGGCCACGACCACCCGCTGGTGCGGCTGGCCCAGGCGGCCTACAAGGCCGTGGGCACCACCACCTCATCCGGCGTGGGCAGCACCGACGCCAATATCCCGCTGAGCATGGGCATCCCCGCCGTGTGCATCGGCGTGACCGATGGGGCCAACGCCCACCGGCTCGACGAGTATATCGAGACCACCAGGGTGGGCCAGGGTATGCGCGCCCTGCTCTGGCTGGCGCTGGCCGCAAGTTAG
- a CDS encoding PstS family phosphate ABC transporter substrate-binding protein, producing MTACSDPNAVASSTDIATIPAATAPAAPSVSAATIPADASLVGTIVIDGSSTVFPITEAITSQFQQQAPNVHVQLGVSGSGAGFKKFCLGELTIADASRPISSEEIQQCAANTIEFIELPVAFDGISVVVNNSNTWVECVTTDELKRMWEPAAEKTITRWKQIRPGWPDEELKLEGPGVDSGTYDYFTSAVVGTEHLSRSDYTGSEDDYLIVQDIISNRYALGFFGYAYYREFQDQLKVLAIDAGHGCVKPNEQTIADGSYQPLARPLFIYVRKDALARPEVSTFVETYLAHASQAVANVKYVPLTPNVAALVRARAQQQKTGSVFGGKLQIGVSIEQLLNLEENR from the coding sequence ATGACGGCGTGCAGTGATCCGAATGCGGTCGCATCGTCAACCGATATTGCCACGATCCCGGCAGCCACCGCACCAGCGGCACCATCGGTGTCGGCGGCCACCATCCCCGCCGACGCGTCGCTGGTGGGCACGATCGTGATCGACGGGTCGAGCACGGTCTTCCCGATCACCGAGGCGATCACCAGCCAGTTTCAGCAGCAGGCCCCCAATGTGCATGTGCAGCTGGGCGTCAGCGGCAGCGGCGCGGGGTTCAAAAAGTTCTGCCTGGGCGAGCTGACCATCGCCGACGCATCGCGCCCGATCAGCAGCGAGGAGATCCAGCAGTGCGCGGCAAATACGATCGAGTTTATCGAGCTTCCGGTCGCCTTCGATGGCATCTCGGTGGTGGTCAACAATAGCAACACCTGGGTCGAGTGCGTCACCACCGACGAGCTGAAGCGCATGTGGGAGCCAGCCGCCGAGAAGACGATCACACGCTGGAAGCAGATCCGCCCTGGCTGGCCCGACGAAGAGCTGAAGCTCGAAGGCCCCGGCGTCGACTCGGGCACCTACGACTACTTCACCAGCGCCGTGGTGGGAACCGAGCACCTGAGCCGCAGCGACTACACCGGCAGCGAGGATGACTACCTGATCGTGCAGGATATCATCAGCAACCGCTATGCGCTGGGCTTCTTCGGCTACGCCTACTACCGCGAGTTTCAAGATCAGCTCAAGGTGCTGGCCATCGACGCCGGGCACGGCTGCGTAAAGCCCAACGAGCAGACGATCGCCGACGGCAGCTACCAGCCGCTCGCGCGCCCGCTGTTCATCTACGTACGAAAGGATGCGCTGGCGCGGCCCGAGGTCAGCACCTTTGTGGAAACCTACCTGGCCCACGCGAGCCAGGCCGTGGCCAATGTGAAATATGTGCCGCTGACGCCAAACGTGGCCGCGCTGGTACGCGCCCGCGCCCAACAGCAGAAGACAGGCTCGGTGTTTGGCGGCAAGCTCCAGATCGGCGTCTCCATTGAGCAGCTGCTCAACCTTGAGGAGAACAGATGA
- a CDS encoding HAMP domain-containing protein, whose protein sequence is MIFSIRTKLLAAFALDLLLMVSLGFFGLHQMSEMNEKASFVETTTIPSLDIADNINFIITKYHGLQLEYIINNSSADKTRIEQELSDLEGQMSQQFASYQQIEGARGGTPSLGTAKAAWDAFVEATHQRFLPSARQSNTGSVQPALNRLNPLYQAVVSAAQQLGQENQREATEALGDVQQGYQTSRMVVLADTIVTLVLSAVIGLMLSTRIASRVRRITTATVAVAAGDLDRSVEVATRDELGVLAKNFNQMVDSLRSQRAALEQRNAEIAESLRRQQQLTEDLIRGKQAEEEATRARTAAEAASQAKSMFLATMSHELRTPLTAILGYAQLLHMRASIKQPDMVPELDRLRGAGKHLLTIISNILDFSKIEQGRMDLDITSFSVSQLVQEIVGITEPLAGDQGNRLIASLPAEEIAMSSDSSKIRQILFNLTNNAIKFTKDGTIRISIARATQSAQPCVVFTVEDTGIGMSAEQIAKLFQPFTQADASVTRRYGGTGLGLALSRQLARMLGGEIAVASTPGVGSAFTLTLPLTIGPEGEAQAGSSLMLATA, encoded by the coding sequence ATGATCTTCTCCATACGCACCAAACTGCTCGCCGCCTTCGCGCTCGATCTGCTGCTGATGGTGAGCCTCGGTTTCTTCGGGCTGCACCAGATGAGCGAGATGAACGAGAAGGCCTCGTTTGTCGAGACCACCACCATCCCATCGCTCGACATCGCCGACAACATCAACTTCATCATCACCAAGTACCACGGCCTCCAGCTAGAATACATCATCAACAACAGCAGCGCCGACAAGACACGGATCGAGCAGGAGCTAAGCGACCTGGAGGGCCAGATGAGCCAGCAGTTCGCCAGCTACCAGCAGATCGAGGGCGCGCGCGGCGGCACGCCCTCGCTCGGCACGGCCAAGGCCGCCTGGGATGCCTTTGTGGAGGCCACCCACCAGCGCTTCCTGCCCTCGGCGCGGCAGAGCAACACCGGGTCGGTGCAGCCCGCCCTGAACCGGCTCAACCCGCTGTACCAGGCCGTGGTCAGCGCCGCGCAGCAGCTGGGCCAGGAAAACCAGCGCGAGGCCACCGAGGCCCTGGGCGATGTGCAGCAGGGCTACCAGACCTCGCGCATGGTGGTGCTGGCCGACACCATCGTGACCCTGGTGCTCTCGGCGGTGATCGGCCTGATGCTCTCAACCCGGATCGCCAGCCGCGTGCGGCGGATCACCACGGCCACCGTGGCGGTGGCGGCGGGCGACCTCGACCGCAGCGTCGAGGTGGCCACCCGCGACGAGCTGGGCGTGCTGGCCAAGAACTTCAACCAGATGGTGGACAGCCTGCGCAGCCAGCGGGCCGCGCTGGAGCAGCGCAACGCCGAGATCGCCGAGAGCCTGCGCCGCCAGCAGCAGCTGACCGAGGACCTGATCCGGGGCAAGCAGGCCGAGGAGGAGGCCACCCGCGCCCGCACCGCCGCCGAGGCCGCCAGCCAAGCCAAAAGCATGTTCCTGGCCACCATGAGCCACGAGCTGCGCACGCCGCTCACGGCCATCCTGGGCTACGCCCAGCTGCTGCACATGCGCGCCTCGATCAAGCAGCCCGACATGGTGCCCGAGCTGGATCGGCTACGCGGCGCGGGCAAGCACCTGCTCACCATCATTAGCAACATCCTCGACTTCTCGAAGATCGAGCAGGGCCGCATGGATCTGGACATTACCAGCTTCTCGGTCAGCCAGCTGGTGCAGGAGATCGTGGGGATCACCGAGCCGCTGGCGGGCGACCAGGGCAACCGCCTGATCGCGAGCCTGCCTGCCGAGGAGATCGCCATGTCGTCGGACAGCTCGAAGATCCGCCAGATTCTCTTCAACCTGACCAACAACGCCATAAAATTCACCAAGGATGGGACGATCCGCATCAGCATCGCGCGTGCGACCCAGAGCGCTCAGCCGTGCGTGGTGTTCACCGTGGAGGATACCGGGATAGGGATGAGCGCCGAGCAGATCGCCAAGCTCTTCCAGCCGTTCACGCAGGCCGATGCCTCGGTGACGCGCCGCTACGGCGGCACCGGCCTCGGCCTGGCGCTCAGCCGACAGCTAGCGCGGATGCTGGGCGGCGAGATCGCCGTGGCCAGCACGCCGGGGGTCGGCTCGGCCTTCACGCTCACCCTGCCGCTCACCATCGGCCCCGAGGGCGAGGCGCAGGCCGGTTCATCGCTGATGCTCGCGACCGCCTAG
- a CDS encoding response regulator: MSTKTVLVADDNHDNRYIIGQMLEVNGFKVIYARNGREAIEQVSAQRPSLVFMDLSMPEVDGWTATRTIKAEPAIAHTPIIAVTGHVTPADIQHASSVGCSDVLTKPFEYDDLIRKVRKLI; this comes from the coding sequence ATGAGCACAAAAACCGTCCTGGTTGCGGATGACAACCACGACAACCGCTATATCATCGGCCAGATGCTTGAGGTCAACGGGTTCAAGGTGATCTACGCCCGCAATGGCCGCGAGGCCATCGAGCAGGTGAGCGCCCAGCGGCCCTCGCTGGTGTTCATGGATCTTTCCATGCCCGAGGTGGATGGCTGGACTGCCACCCGCACGATCAAGGCCGAGCCAGCGATCGCCCACACGCCGATCATCGCTGTGACCGGCCACGTGACGCCCGCCGACATCCAGCACGCCAGCAGCGTGGGCTGCTCGGATGTGCTGACCAAGCCCTTCGAGTACGACGACCTGATCCGCAAGGTTCGCAAGCTGATCTAG
- a CDS encoding HlyD family efflux transporter periplasmic adaptor subunit yields MSRRRNRPVERIVVTGVAILALAGAATGLSGCGETSHAPTAAPLAQATAGGAAAAPSPTPLSLESATAQAGSMTIDFGVSGVGEVKAARDADLVFLVQGPVAQVLVKEGDRVKQGDTLVVLDTSTFDQQVAQAEAALTIARAQESALTEAPKSADVSAARAAVAQAEAALNRVRQGAKAQDRQSAQAALEAAKANLQSTKDKLSLAKTQAESQLEQAVQALTAAQARYAQAKYNWDYVQETGNDPITPNVTSSAGKKSPNKLSEGGRQNYAAQFQQAEAALKQAEENVAVAQAAAETARQSEVTGVQAADQQVVQAQAATDKVNADADVADLASAQAALAQAKANQAKLQPSPNNSQKAQAGGAVAQATAALELAKISRSRAELRAPFDGVVSVVNVDPGDSSTVSGGPVVRVVDTSSMHVDVQISDVDIGKVKEGQQAELRLDALPDQVITGTVSYIAPAASVQGTLRTYLVRVTVDTIEGMRAGMSARVDIITSSKK; encoded by the coding sequence ATGTCACGAAGGAGAAATAGACCCGTGGAACGGATAGTTGTTACAGGTGTTGCTATTTTGGCGCTGGCTGGGGCGGCCACCGGCCTGAGCGGCTGCGGCGAGACATCGCACGCGCCCACCGCCGCGCCGCTGGCCCAGGCCACCGCTGGAGGCGCTGCCGCCGCGCCCTCGCCCACCCCGCTGTCGCTGGAGAGCGCGACCGCCCAGGCTGGCAGCATGACCATTGACTTTGGCGTGAGCGGCGTGGGCGAGGTGAAAGCCGCCCGCGATGCCGATCTGGTGTTCCTGGTGCAGGGGCCGGTGGCCCAGGTGCTGGTGAAAGAGGGCGACCGCGTGAAGCAGGGCGACACGCTGGTGGTGCTCGATACCAGCACCTTTGATCAGCAGGTGGCCCAGGCCGAGGCCGCGCTGACCATCGCTAGGGCGCAGGAGAGCGCGCTGACCGAGGCCCCCAAGTCCGCCGATGTCTCCGCCGCCCGCGCCGCCGTGGCCCAGGCCGAGGCCGCGCTGAACCGCGTGAGGCAGGGCGCGAAGGCGCAGGATCGCCAGTCGGCCCAGGCCGCGCTTGAGGCGGCCAAGGCCAACCTGCAGTCCACCAAGGACAAGCTGTCGCTGGCCAAGACTCAGGCGGAGTCGCAGCTGGAGCAGGCGGTGCAGGCGCTGACGGCGGCCCAGGCTAGGTATGCCCAGGCCAAGTACAACTGGGACTACGTGCAGGAGACTGGGAATGACCCGATCACGCCAAACGTGACCTCCAGCGCTGGCAAGAAGTCGCCCAACAAACTCTCCGAGGGCGGGCGGCAGAACTACGCGGCCCAGTTCCAGCAGGCCGAGGCCGCGCTGAAGCAGGCCGAGGAGAATGTGGCCGTGGCCCAGGCCGCCGCCGAGACCGCGCGGCAGTCCGAGGTCACGGGCGTGCAGGCCGCCGACCAGCAGGTGGTGCAGGCCCAGGCCGCCACCGACAAGGTCAACGCCGACGCCGATGTCGCCGATCTGGCCTCGGCCCAGGCAGCGCTGGCCCAGGCCAAGGCTAACCAGGCCAAGCTGCAGCCCTCGCCCAACAACTCGCAGAAGGCCCAGGCGGGCGGCGCGGTGGCCCAGGCCACGGCGGCGCTGGAGCTAGCCAAGATCAGCCGCTCGCGCGCCGAGCTGCGCGCCCCCTTCGATGGCGTGGTCTCGGTGGTGAATGTGGACCCGGGCGACTCCAGCACGGTCAGCGGCGGGCCGGTGGTGCGCGTGGTGGACACCAGCTCGATGCACGTGGATGTGCAGATCAGCGATGTGGATATCGGCAAGGTGAAGGAGGGCCAGCAGGCCGAGCTGCGCCTAGATGCCCTGCCCGATCAGGTGATCACCGGCACCGTCAGCTATATCGCCCCCGCCGCCTCGGTGCAGGGCACGCTGCGCACCTACCTGGTGCGCGTGACGGTCGACACGATCGAGGGCATGCGCGCAGGCATGAGCGCGCGGGTGGATATCATCACATCCAGCAAGAAGTAG